The genomic region ATACATTAAGCAACAAAAACTCGATCAAAATGTAGTTGTAGTTGCACCTGACCATAGTAGTGTAAAGCTTGCACGTAATTTAGCCGAACTATTAAAAGCACCAATCGCAATTGTCGATAAACGTGATAAGAATCGCATCAATTTAGCTGATACAGGCGTAATTGGTGATGTTGCTGGACGTCGTTGTATTGTATACGATGATTTAATTGATACTGGTTCAAAGATGGTGGACGCAGCCGCTGTCTTAAAAAATGCAGGAGCTAGTGAAATTTACGGCTTAGCAACTCATCCAATTTTATCAGGCGATGCTAGCAAAGAATTACAAGACTCTGCTTTGAAGAAAGTTATCGTAACTGATACAATTCAAATTCCTGAAGAAAAACAATTTGATAAATTGGAAACTGTATCTGTAGCTTCTATTTTTGCTGATGCAATTTCTTTGATTTATCATAATCAATCTGTAGATGCTTTATTTAATAAGGATGATAGTATTTAATATTTAATCGCAGTAACGGTAAGGGAGAGTTATGGAAAAAAGAAGCGAACGCATTAAACGGCAACGTGAACAAAAATGGAAAAAATTACATATTAGAAAATTTGATTTTATCCTATTACCATCCGTTTTATTAGCTTTACTCAGTTATCATCAGTTAGAGCATGTAGCAAATGCATATGAAGTTAAGCAAAAAAGCACAATTTCTAAAAAAGAAAATCAACATGTTAAAACTGTAGCTTCAAAAGCTTCGACTCAAAGTGCATCATCCCAAGCGCAATCATCAAGTAAGCAAACTACAGTAATGCATACTCCAATTGATTGGCAAAAGCCTTCTGAAAATCGGCCATATCCTGACTTAGCCCAAGTAAAAGATTTTTGGGTAAAAGTTAGTTTGAAGAAAAATCGAACATACTTAATGTCAGGAAAAAAGGTGATCTATACCATGTATTCCAGTGGTGGAGTTTTTCATAAAGATAAACAAGGCAAAGAAGTTAGTGATACACCAACTGGTACATTTTATATTCAAAATGAACGTGGTAATAGTTTCTTTAATGGAGAATTAAATGAAGGGGCTAATTACTGGGTTTCTTGGAAAGACCATGGGGTTTATCTATTCCATAGTGTTCCCACAATGAAAGACGGTCAATACAACATTGCAGAAGCTGAAAAATTAGGTAAAGAACCTGCTTCACATGGATGTATTCGGTTGTCAGTCCCAGATGCCAAATGGATGATGGAAAACCTTAAAGTAGGAACAAAAGTAGTGATTAAAAATAAATAATATAAAAACGAGACTGAATTCAGTCTCGTTTTTTGTTTGTTTATTGAAGTGAGTCCCATGCTGGAAGATCGATTTTTTCTTGTTGATCAATCTTTCGTGCTTCTTCTGAAATATATTTCTTATTAACGATTACTTCATAAACATATTTATCAAACCATTCATCAGTCATGATAAAGTAACCTTTGTCGCCAACTTTATCACCCCATGAATTTTCTACTTTCCATTTTGTTGGCTTGCCATCAACAAGGTCAACACCTGTAAATGTCATAGCATGTGAAACTTCACCATTACGTGAAGCTAAACGTTCTTTCTTACTTAATTCAAGATCGATATTAAATAATTCACCTTGCTTGAAGAATTCAGGTGCTAAATAACCCTTATCACGATCCATATCTTGAAGAACATCACAACCAAACCATACTGTTTCTCCATCTTGAAGTGAAGCAATTACAGCATCTTTAAGTGCTTGTGTACCAATGTTTAAAAATTCAATATGCTTTCCATTGTAAATATAATCTTGACTTGGTAGACCATATTTTTGATGCATTTCATGATCAGGAGCATCTAATAAGCAAACATAAGCGTCAAAATCATGAGCAACATATTTAGCATAAAATGACTTAGGAGTAAGATTTTGATCAATATGGTAATTCTTTTTATCATCACGATATTCAAAATCAAATTTTACAGGTGGCTTACCAAATGCGTAAACTAACATGCGATAAATATCACTTAATGCTTGTTTCTTGTAAGTACGTAATTGTTCTTCATTTTCACCGTTGGCACGCATTTCACGTAAGGTCATTGCATCCTTACTTAATTTCAAATTTAAAGATGTATTCAAATCAGCAGTTTGATCACTAGCAAAAGTTTCAGGCATTTCACTTTGTGGAATCAAACCGTATTTGTTGATCAAGGCAGCAGCATTTGCCCATTGACCACCATCATTATCATTCCAATGTAAAAGTTCTAGTAATTCACGATCATCAGCAGGACGATCAGCAAATTTAATGATTTCTTCTAAATAATGATTAGCTTTTTCTAAACGATCAAAAAATGAAATATAATTTTGAGAAAATTGAAAGTCTTTTACATTATATTTTTGAGCAAATTTGTGGCGTAATGTATTTAAAGTTGCGAATAACCAGCAACGACCACTTTTTTTCTGTGCTGTAACAGCGCCAGTATCTAATTCAAGGGAAAAAACACGATTGAGGTCGCGCT from Ligilactobacillus cholophilus harbors:
- a CDS encoding ribose-phosphate diphosphokinase; its protein translation is MRDNTGIKLFALNSNPKLSKKIAEGLGVEICATTVHHFSDGEIQINIDQSVRGCDVFVIQSISDPVNENFMELMIMIDALRRASAGTINCVIPYYGYARADRKTRSREPITAKLIANFLTMAGADRIITLDLHAGQLQGFFNIPMDHLVAIYDQVKYIKQQKLDQNVVVVAPDHSSVKLARNLAELLKAPIAIVDKRDKNRINLADTGVIGDVAGRRCIVYDDLIDTGSKMVDAAAVLKNAGASEIYGLATHPILSGDASKELQDSALKKVIVTDTIQIPEEKQFDKLETVSVASIFADAISLIYHNQSVDALFNKDDSI
- a CDS encoding L,D-transpeptidase, whose translation is MEKRSERIKRQREQKWKKLHIRKFDFILLPSVLLALLSYHQLEHVANAYEVKQKSTISKKENQHVKTVASKASTQSASSQAQSSSKQTTVMHTPIDWQKPSENRPYPDLAQVKDFWVKVSLKKNRTYLMSGKKVIYTMYSSGGVFHKDKQGKEVSDTPTGTFYIQNERGNSFFNGELNEGANYWVSWKDHGVYLFHSVPTMKDGQYNIAEAEKLGKEPASHGCIRLSVPDAKWMMENLKVGTKVVIKNK
- a CDS encoding aminopeptidase C, whose protein sequence is MLNDKKDISFDDLSNFNTDLENTPAATPLARAVQENGVTKASHNYAAKRDLNRVFSLELDTGAVTAQKKSGRCWLFATLNTLRHKFAQKYNVKDFQFSQNYISFFDRLEKANHYLEEIIKFADRPADDRELLELLHWNDNDGGQWANAAALINKYGLIPQSEMPETFASDQTADLNTSLNLKLSKDAMTLREMRANGENEEQLRTYKKQALSDIYRMLVYAFGKPPVKFDFEYRDDKKNYHIDQNLTPKSFYAKYVAHDFDAYVCLLDAPDHEMHQKYGLPSQDYIYNGKHIEFLNIGTQALKDAVIASLQDGETVWFGCDVLQDMDRDKGYLAPEFFKQGELFNIDLELSKKERLASRNGEVSHAMTFTGVDLVDGKPTKWKVENSWGDKVGDKGYFIMTDEWFDKYVYEVIVNKKYISEEARKIDQQEKIDLPAWDSLQ